The proteins below come from a single Malus domestica chromosome 03, GDT2T_hap1 genomic window:
- the LOC114824152 gene encoding factor of DNA methylation 5-like, with protein sequence MSHSLEEMDIGKLQQNVLDHIEKLFFEQKEALSKFQTEVFGLKNELELSERKKKEFEYMLVQNAAQMKELQKKLEHGEAQKNELQRKHEQSEAEKEELERKTKEFEDMLVQNAAQMKELHKNLECGEAQKNEFQKKDEQSEAEKEELRIKHERSEVEKKELQKKLDQSEGLQKTHEESEAEKKELQIKQKKSKADKKEHQKKFEQSEVQNKELQKNRNQSEVQKQKLQKNLDQRDVQLKKKHKKLTNREADETIFAQTEEIVLLYRKIEVLEKFCFQYKDQFCVKDVKQEPMEHDQDDEDGHVMDNIQEKLEHMKEELDNAEALNTTLAIKERMSNDELQEARKELINGNIFFEDADIVKMSMIRHMTLKVAEHAHKEFRNKLKKKFYTNRAAEVRSHPPCEVNPAQWVALVAYWNREKTKGWESTSPAVIGVKRMGDLDCEPFQTACKRKYPTDEAADDQAAMLCSLWEDYLADSSWYPFKMSMDPSGVAKQTIDEKDDKLKNLKHEYGVHVYNAVTTALLELNEYNPSGRYAIPELWNFEQKRRASLKEGISALLKQFELQKRKRS encoded by the exons ATGTCTCACAGTTTAGAAGAAATGGATATTG GAAAATTGCAACAAAATGTTCTTGACCACATCGAGAAGCTATTCTTCGAGCAGAAGGAAGCCTTGTCAAAATTTCAAACTGAAGTGTTTGGTCTTAAGAACGAGCTCGAGTTGAGTGAACGTAAAAAAAAGGAGTTTGAGTATATGCTTGTGCAGAATGCAGCACAAATGAAAGAGCTGCAGAAAAAGCTAGAGCATGGCGAAGCTCAGAAGAATGAGCTTCAGAGAAAGCACGAGCAGAGCGAAGCGGAGAAGGAAGAGCTTGAACGTAAAACAAAGGAGTTTGAGGATATGCTTGTGCAGAATGCAGCACAAATGAAAGAGCTGCATAAAAATCTAGAATGTGGCGAAGCTCAGAAGAATGAGTTTCAGAAAAAGGACGAGCAGAGCGAAGCGGAGAAGGAAGAGCTCCGGATAAAGCATGAAAGGAGTGAAGTTGAGAAGAAAGAACTTCAGAAAAAGCTTGACCAAAGTGAAGGGCTTCAGAAAACGCACGAGGAGAGCGAAGCGGAGAAGAAAGAGCTCCAGATAAAGCAGAAAAAGAGTAAAGCTGATAAGAAAGAGCATCAGAAAAAGTTTGAGCAAAGTGAAGTCCAGAACAAAGAACTTCAGAAGAATCGTAATCAAAGCGAAGTTCAGAAGCAAAAGCTTCAGAAAAATCTTGACCAGCGTGACgtgcaattaaaaaaaaag CATAAGAAGCTTACCAATAGGGAGGCTGATGAGACAATTTTTGCACAAACG GAAGAAATTGTGCTACTTTATAGGAAAATCGAGGTGTTGgaaaagttttgttttcaatataaGGATCAATTTTGTGTTAAGGATGTCAAGCAGGAGCCAATGGAGCACGATCAGGATGATGAGGATGGGCATGTGATGGATAACATTCAAGAAAAGTTAGAACATATGAAAGAGGAGTTGGATAATGCTGAAGCTCTTAACACTACACTTGCTATAAAGGAGCGCATGAGTAATGATGAATTACAGGAGGCTCGTAAGGAGTTAATCAAT ggaaatattttttttgaagaTGCAGATATAGTAAAAATGTCTATGATCCGCCATATGACGCTTAAGGTTGCGGAGCATGCGCACAAAGAGTTTagaaataagttaaaaaaaaagttttatacTAACAGAGCAGCGGAGGTGCGCAGCCACCCTCCTTGCGAAGTGAATCCTGCACAATGGGTTGCATTGGTGGCTTACTGGAATAGAGAAAAAACAAAG GGATGGGAATCAACAAGTCCTGCTGTTATTGGCGTGAAGAGAATGGGTGATCTGGATTGTGAACCATTTCAAACTGCATGCAAGAGAAAATATCCAACGGACGAAGCAGCAGATGACCAGGCAGCAATGCTGTGCTCTTTGTGGGAGGATTATCTTGCAGATTCAAGCTGGTATCCATTCAAGATGAGCATGGATCCTTCTGGAGTTGCGAAG CAAACTATTGATGAGAAAGATGACAAACTGAAAAATTTAAAGCATGAGTACGGTGTTCATGTTTACAATGCTGTGACAACTGCCTTGCTGGAATTGAATGAGTATAATCCCAGTGGTAGGTACGCAATACCAGAATTATGGAACTTTGAGCAAAAGAGGAGGGCCTCACTGAAGGAGGGTATCTCAGCTTTACTGAAGCAGTTTGAACTCCAGAAACGGAAAAGAAGCTGA